A section of the Candidatus Neomarinimicrobiota bacterium genome encodes:
- a CDS encoding CBS domain-containing protein: MAIGSIMTTEVVTVDPDASLKTIKEIFDHVKFHHLLVVENKRLFGVISDRDLLKALSPWLGTLDELPRDRAILSRRAHQICSRRPITATRETSVADAARILLDNNVSCLPVISREGGIEGIVTWKDIFKTYFKNSGPEHSEIRD; the protein is encoded by the coding sequence ATGGCTATCGGCTCCATCATGACCACTGAAGTGGTGACGGTCGATCCGGACGCTTCGCTCAAGACAATTAAGGAAATCTTTGATCACGTCAAGTTTCACCACCTTCTGGTAGTCGAGAATAAAAGACTCTTTGGGGTGATCTCCGATCGTGATCTCCTGAAGGCACTAAGCCCGTGGCTGGGCACGCTGGATGAGCTCCCGCGCGACCGGGCCATCCTGAGCAGGCGGGCCCATCAGATATGCAGCCGCAGGCCTATCACCGCCACCAGGGAAACCAGCGTTGCCGATGCAGCTCGTATACTATTAGACAATAACGTATCGTGCCTGCCGGTTATCTCCCGGGAAGGCGGCATAGAGGGAATCGTGACCTGGAAAGACATTTTTAAGACTTATTTTAAAAACTCAGGGCCCGAGCATTCAGAAATCCGAGACTAA